One genomic region from Chelmon rostratus isolate fCheRos1 chromosome 11, fCheRos1.pri, whole genome shotgun sequence encodes:
- the ppifa gene encoding peptidylprolyl isomerase Fa, which yields MLQIKNRMRYSSLGIAGAKLLSSGPSKNPVVFLDIEADSEPLGRIIIELNADVVPKTAENFKALCTGEHGFGYKGSVFHRIIPEFMCQGGDFTKHNGTGGKSIYGKTFKDENFKLKHTGPGTLSMANSGPNTNGSQFFISTIKTEWLDGKHVVFGQVKEGMDVVTKMESFGLHDGGVIKKIVITDCGEIK from the exons atgttacaaataaaaaaccGCATGAGATACAGCTCGCTGGGCATCGCCGGTGCGAAGCTGCTTTCCTCCGGTCCATCCAAGAACCCTGTCGTGTTTCTGGACATCGAGGCCGACAGCGAGCCGCTCGGAAGAATAATTATTgag TTGAATGCAGATGTCGTGCCAAAGACTGCAG aaaactTCAAAGCACTGTGCACTGGGGAACATGGCTTTGGATACAAGGGATCTGTGTTTCACAGGATCATACCTGAGTTTATGTGTCAG GGAGGAGATTTCACCAAGCACAACGGCACAGGAGGGAAATCTATATATGGGAAAACATTCAAAGATGAaaactttaaattaaaacacaccGGTCCAG GAACACTTTCAATGGCAAATTCGGGGCCAAACACCAACGGCTCTCAGTTCTTCATCAGCACAATTAAAACTGAATG GCTTGATGGTAAACACGTGGTGTTCGGGCAGGTGAAGGAAGGTATGGACGTGGTTACCAAGATGGAGTCCTTTGGTTTACATGACGGTGGTGTGATCAAAAAAATTGTCATCACTGACTGTGGGGAGATCAAATAA